The following are from one region of the Bradyrhizobium septentrionale genome:
- a CDS encoding ABC transporter ATP-binding protein, with product MTEQRPLLEVTDLVKHYAVRGGVLRRQVGTVHAVDGVSFSLGAGETLGLVGESGCGKSTVARTVLRLVEPTSGAIKLDGEDIAPLSKTALRPYRRSMQIVFQDPFASLNPRMTAGDIVGEPLIVHGLATGAKKQERVAELFQQVGLRPDQMKNFPHQFSGGQRQRICIARALSLGPRLIVCDEPVSALDVSIQAQVINLLIDLQRQQNFSYLFIAHDLAVVAHISHRVAVMYLGRIVEIADKHELFANPRHPYTQALLASVPVADPKAKRLAPMIDGDVPSPINPPSGCAFHTRCRYAIDRCKTERPVLQAAGAGHQVACWLNDGTGREE from the coding sequence ATGACCGAGCAGCGCCCGCTCCTCGAGGTCACCGATCTCGTCAAGCACTACGCGGTGCGCGGCGGCGTGCTGCGCCGGCAGGTCGGCACCGTGCATGCGGTCGACGGCGTCAGCTTTTCGCTTGGCGCGGGCGAGACGCTCGGCCTGGTCGGCGAATCCGGCTGCGGCAAGTCGACGGTGGCGCGCACCGTGCTGCGGCTGGTCGAGCCGACCAGCGGCGCGATCAAGCTGGATGGCGAGGACATCGCGCCGCTCAGCAAGACCGCGCTGCGGCCCTACCGCCGCTCGATGCAGATCGTGTTCCAGGACCCGTTCGCCTCGCTCAACCCGCGCATGACGGCGGGCGACATCGTCGGCGAGCCCCTGATTGTGCATGGCTTGGCAACCGGCGCGAAGAAGCAGGAGCGCGTCGCGGAGTTGTTCCAGCAGGTCGGCCTGCGGCCCGACCAGATGAAGAATTTTCCGCATCAATTCTCCGGCGGCCAGCGCCAGCGCATCTGCATCGCACGCGCGCTGTCGCTCGGACCGCGACTGATCGTCTGCGACGAACCGGTCTCCGCGCTCGACGTCTCGATCCAGGCGCAGGTGATCAATTTGCTGATCGACCTGCAGCGCCAGCAGAATTTTTCCTACCTCTTCATCGCGCACGACCTCGCGGTCGTTGCCCATATCAGCCACCGCGTCGCGGTGATGTATCTCGGCCGCATTGTCGAGATCGCGGACAAACACGAGCTGTTCGCCAATCCGCGCCACCCCTACACCCAGGCGCTGCTTGCCTCGGTGCCGGTCGCTGACCCCAAGGCCAAGCGGCTCGCACCGATGATCGACGGCGACGTGCCGAGCCCGATCAACCCGCCCTCAGGCTGCGCCTTCCACACCCGCTGCCGCTACGCGATCGACCGTTGCAAAACGGAGCGCCCGGTGCTGCAGGCGGCCGGTGCGGGGCATCAGGTCGCCTGCTGGCTGAATGACGGGACGGGGCGTGAAGAATAA
- a CDS encoding ABC transporter permease — protein MFAYIVRRLFLMLVTLFGISVIIFVLLRVVPGNIVDILFDAAGFVDPADKANLERELGLSQPIVIQYLHWIGGLLRGDLGYSYVSEKPALEEILPRIPITARLAGLALLFSASIGIPLGVISAVHQGSKLDYALRVVSLSGLSLPSFWLGLLVLMASVSLFGTMPIFNPNPKTWTEALAIYAVPAMAVAFRSAALTMRITRSSMLEILRQDYIRTARAKGASEASVNYHHALKNAVLPVITVIGIEAAFLIGGLIVTETVFNIPGIARFLVEALRWRDYPIVQNLVMFIAVVVVVVNFIVDMLYAAIDPRIRFGD, from the coding sequence GTGTTTGCCTATATCGTGCGGCGGCTGTTCCTGATGCTCGTGACCCTGTTCGGGATCTCGGTCATCATCTTCGTGCTACTGCGGGTCGTTCCGGGCAACATCGTCGACATCCTGTTCGACGCCGCGGGCTTCGTCGATCCCGCCGACAAGGCCAATCTCGAGCGCGAGCTCGGCCTGAGCCAACCGATCGTGATCCAGTACCTGCACTGGATCGGCGGCCTGCTGCGCGGCGACCTCGGCTATTCCTACGTCTCGGAAAAGCCGGCGCTGGAGGAAATCCTGCCCCGGATTCCGATCACCGCGCGGCTTGCGGGCCTGGCGCTGCTGTTCTCGGCCTCGATCGGCATCCCGCTCGGCGTCATCAGCGCCGTGCACCAGGGTTCAAAGCTCGACTACGCGCTGCGCGTGGTCAGCCTCAGCGGCCTGTCGCTGCCGTCGTTCTGGCTCGGCCTGCTGGTCCTGATGGCCTCGGTCTCGCTGTTCGGCACGATGCCGATCTTCAACCCCAACCCGAAAACCTGGACCGAGGCACTCGCGATCTATGCCGTGCCGGCGATGGCAGTCGCCTTCCGCAGCGCGGCACTGACCATGCGCATCACCCGCTCCTCGATGCTGGAAATCCTGCGCCAGGACTATATCCGCACCGCGCGCGCCAAGGGCGCCTCCGAGGCCTCCGTGAACTATCACCATGCGCTGAAGAACGCGGTACTGCCGGTCATCACCGTGATCGGCATCGAGGCCGCATTCCTGATCGGCGGACTGATCGTGACGGAAACCGTGTTCAACATCCCCGGCATCGCCCGCTTCCTGGTCGAGGCGCTGCGCTGGCGCGACTACCCGATCGTGCAGAACCTCGTGATGTTCATCGCGGTGGTCGTGGTTGTCGTGAATTTCATTGTCGACATGCTCTATGCGGCGATCGACCCGCGCATCCGGTTTGGGGACTAG
- a CDS encoding ABC transporter substrate-binding protein — protein MRSVQALAVAVLSVLTISGASLAAEPKSGGIFRIYHRDSPGSASIHEGATYSLNVPFMPIFSNLVIFDQHIAQNSASTIRPELAESWAWSGDNKTLTFKLRKDVKWHDGKPFTAADVKCTFDMLMGKSQQKFRQNPRKSWYDQVDEVTTNGDLEASFKLKRPQPALLSLLASGYTPIYPCHVSPGDMRTKPVGTGPFKFVEFKANESIKLTKNPDYFKKGLPYLDGIEFTIITNRSTAILGFVSGKFDMTFPTEVSIPLLKDVKSQAPNAVCVVEPNNVSTNIIINSSGPPFDNIDIRRALALALDRKAFIQIMFEGQGDIGGTMEPAPDGLWAMPKDMLESIPGYGPDIEKNREEARKLMQKAGYGPDKHLQIKVSTRNIAVYRDPAIILIDQIKSIYIDAELDVVDTAQWFPKIARKDYSLGLNLTGNAVDEPDQSFYENYACGSERNYTNYCNKDIEKLFDQQSEETNLDKRKKLVWEIDKKLQEDVARPIIFHARTGTCWQPYVKNVTIMSNSSYNGYRYEDVWLDK, from the coding sequence ATGCGGAGCGTGCAAGCGCTGGCCGTCGCGGTGTTGTCTGTGCTGACTATCAGCGGCGCTTCACTCGCAGCCGAACCGAAATCCGGCGGCATCTTCAGGATCTATCACCGCGACAGTCCCGGCAGTGCCTCGATCCATGAGGGCGCGACCTATTCGCTGAACGTGCCGTTCATGCCGATCTTCAGCAATCTCGTCATTTTCGACCAGCATATCGCCCAGAACAGCGCCAGCACGATCCGGCCCGAGCTTGCGGAGAGCTGGGCCTGGAGCGGCGACAACAAGACGCTGACCTTCAAGCTGCGCAAGGACGTGAAATGGCACGACGGCAAGCCGTTCACCGCGGCCGACGTCAAATGCACCTTCGACATGCTGATGGGCAAGTCGCAGCAGAAATTCCGGCAGAATCCGCGAAAATCCTGGTACGACCAGGTCGACGAGGTCACCACCAACGGTGACCTTGAGGCGTCGTTCAAGTTGAAGCGGCCACAGCCCGCGCTATTGTCGCTGCTCGCCTCGGGCTATACGCCGATCTATCCCTGCCACGTGTCGCCGGGCGACATGCGCACCAAGCCTGTCGGCACCGGGCCGTTCAAGTTCGTCGAGTTCAAGGCCAACGAGTCGATCAAGCTCACCAAGAACCCCGATTACTTCAAGAAGGGCCTGCCCTATCTCGATGGTATCGAGTTCACCATCATCACCAACCGCTCGACGGCGATCCTCGGCTTCGTCTCGGGCAAGTTCGACATGACGTTCCCGACCGAGGTCTCGATCCCGCTGCTCAAGGACGTCAAGTCGCAGGCGCCCAATGCCGTCTGCGTGGTGGAACCGAACAACGTCTCCACCAACATCATCATCAATTCGAGCGGACCGCCGTTCGACAACATCGACATCCGCCGCGCGCTGGCGCTGGCGCTCGACCGCAAGGCGTTCATCCAGATCATGTTCGAGGGCCAAGGCGATATCGGGGGCACAATGGAGCCGGCGCCGGACGGCCTGTGGGCAATGCCCAAGGACATGCTTGAATCGATCCCCGGCTACGGTCCCGACATCGAGAAGAACCGCGAGGAAGCCCGTAAGCTGATGCAGAAGGCGGGTTACGGCCCGGACAAGCACCTGCAGATCAAGGTGTCGACCCGCAACATCGCGGTCTACCGCGATCCCGCGATCATTCTGATCGACCAGATCAAGAGCATCTATATCGACGCCGAGCTCGACGTCGTCGACACCGCGCAGTGGTTCCCGAAGATCGCGCGCAAGGACTATTCGCTCGGCCTCAACCTCACCGGCAATGCCGTCGACGAGCCCGACCAGTCCTTTTACGAGAACTATGCCTGCGGCTCGGAGCGGAACTACACCAACTATTGCAACAAGGACATCGAGAAGCTGTTCGACCAGCAGTCGGAAGAGACCAACCTCGACAAGCGCAAGAAGCTGGTCTGGGAGATCGACAAGAAGCTGCAGGAAGACGTCGCGCGTCCGATCATCTTCCATGCCCGCACCGGCACCTGCTGGCAGCCTTACGTGAAGAATGTCACGATCATGTCCAACAGCTCCTATAACGGCTATCGTTACGAAGACGTCTGGCTGGACAAGTAG
- a CDS encoding ABC transporter permease has translation MATINFESELRRAGANATGGWGRLAFLAQRHVLGTVGLIIMLLFVLTAIFANVISRYDPLSVDSAHRLAAPSMLHWFGTDSFGRDVWSRIVHGARISLAVGIGSTTLGATLGVIVGLTSGYLSGWVDLVFQRVTDILQSLPLLVLALVMTAALGPSLPNVILAIAIPLIPTVARVIRANTLALREQPFVEAAKSIGMSETRIALRHVLPNTIAPLIVLATAQLGSTILTEASLSFLGLGIPEPYPSWGRMLSESAAEYVRTAPWLVIFPGIAISLAVFGTNLFGDALRDILDPRQRG, from the coding sequence ATGGCGACGATCAATTTCGAAAGTGAACTGCGACGCGCCGGGGCCAACGCCACCGGTGGCTGGGGGCGGCTGGCGTTCCTCGCGCAGCGGCATGTGCTCGGCACCGTCGGCCTGATCATCATGCTGCTGTTCGTGCTGACCGCGATCTTTGCCAATGTCATCAGCCGCTACGATCCGCTCAGCGTCGATTCCGCGCACCGGTTGGCCGCCCCCTCCATGCTGCACTGGTTCGGCACCGATTCCTTCGGCCGCGACGTCTGGAGCCGCATCGTCCACGGCGCGCGGATCTCGCTCGCCGTCGGCATCGGCTCCACGACGCTTGGCGCCACGCTCGGCGTGATCGTGGGTCTCACCTCCGGCTATCTCTCCGGCTGGGTCGACCTCGTGTTCCAGCGGGTGACCGACATCCTGCAATCGCTGCCGCTGCTGGTGCTCGCGCTGGTGATGACCGCGGCGCTCGGCCCCTCGTTGCCGAACGTGATCCTTGCGATCGCGATTCCCTTGATCCCGACCGTTGCCCGCGTGATCCGCGCTAACACGCTGGCGCTGCGCGAGCAGCCTTTCGTCGAGGCCGCCAAATCGATCGGCATGAGCGAGACACGGATCGCGCTGCGCCATGTGCTGCCGAACACCATCGCACCGCTGATCGTGCTTGCCACCGCGCAACTCGGCTCGACCATCCTGACCGAGGCGTCGCTGTCGTTCCTCGGCCTCGGCATTCCCGAGCCTTATCCGTCCTGGGGCCGCATGCTGTCGGAATCCGCCGCCGAATATGTCCGCACCGCGCCGTGGCTGGTGATATTTCCTGGCATTGCGATCAGCCTCGCGGTGTTCGGCACCAATCTGTTTGGCGACGCGCTACGCGACATCCTCGATCCGAGGCAGCGCGGCTGA
- a CDS encoding TauD/TfdA dioxygenase family protein, producing the protein MDVIPLRQGFGAELRGVTLSDVAASDAAYAAVRAAFEEHSVLVFRGQQVDDDIQLAFSRRFGPPEVTKVGSMGTGSHFVILSTFGPDGQVVPSDHRQQLRARANQLWHTDSSFKRVPALTSILSARIIPEHGGETEFVSMRLAFERLDKEVARRLENSFAWHSYAHSRSKVATGLATSEEVDALPPVCWRMVWRNPVNGRGALYLASHAYGVEGMDAEAGKALIEQLTEAATAPGVSYLHQWKQGDVVMWDNRATMHRGRPWPAHEGRLMIRTTISATEADGVASVSPPSSQAAE; encoded by the coding sequence ATGGACGTGATCCCACTGCGTCAGGGGTTCGGAGCGGAACTGCGCGGCGTCACGCTGTCAGATGTTGCCGCCAGCGATGCCGCCTATGCGGCCGTGCGCGCGGCGTTCGAGGAACATTCGGTGCTGGTATTCCGCGGCCAGCAGGTCGATGACGACATCCAGCTCGCCTTCTCGCGCCGCTTCGGCCCGCCCGAGGTGACCAAGGTCGGCTCGATGGGCACCGGCTCGCATTTCGTGATCCTCTCGACCTTCGGGCCCGACGGCCAGGTGGTTCCGTCCGATCATCGGCAGCAGCTGCGCGCCAGGGCCAACCAGCTCTGGCACACCGACTCCTCCTTCAAGCGCGTGCCGGCGCTGACCTCGATCCTGTCGGCGCGGATCATCCCCGAACATGGCGGCGAGACCGAATTCGTCTCGATGCGGCTTGCCTTCGAGCGGCTCGACAAGGAGGTGGCGAGGCGGCTGGAGAACTCATTCGCCTGGCACTCCTACGCGCATTCGCGCAGCAAGGTGGCGACGGGGCTCGCAACATCAGAGGAAGTCGACGCGCTGCCGCCGGTGTGCTGGCGCATGGTCTGGCGCAATCCCGTCAACGGCCGCGGCGCGCTGTATCTCGCCTCCCACGCCTATGGCGTCGAAGGCATGGATGCCGAGGCCGGCAAGGCGCTGATCGAGCAATTGACCGAAGCCGCGACGGCGCCTGGCGTCAGCTACCTGCACCAATGGAAGCAGGGCGATGTCGTGATGTGGGACAACCGCGCCACCATGCATCGCGGCCGCCCCTGGCCGGCGCACGAGGGCCGCCTGATGATCCGCACCACGATCTCCGCGACCGAGGCCGATGGCGTCGCCAGCGTGAGCCCACCCTCGTCGCAGGCGGCGGAGTGA
- a CDS encoding acetyl/propionyl/methylcrotonyl-CoA carboxylase subunit alpha, whose product MSGAIVKRTPFFKILIANRGEIALRVMRTARRLGYGVVAVYSDADRDALHVREADQAVRIGEALPAQSYLKIDTIIAAAKASGAGAVHPGYGFLAENEDFAQACRDAGLVFIGPSPEAILAMGNKAGAKEIMQKAGVPCVPGYQGADQGDAVMLTEAKAIGFPVMIKAVAGGGGRGMRLVADAAAFPDALRSARSEAQGAFGDPTVILERAIVDPRHIEIQVFGDRHGNAIHLGERDCSVQRRHQKLIEEAPSPAVTPELRARMGAVAVQAVKAIGYEGAGTLEFLLDRAGNFYFMEMNTRLQVEHPVTEAITGLDLVELQLRVAGGEPLGLKQEDIPFSGHAIEVRLCSEDTGHDFMPQSGTMARWQMPDAIRVEHALQSGSEIPPFYDSMIAKVISHGKTRDEARGKLICALEQVTAFGVTTNQGFLIDCLRHPVFAKGEATTAFIGNNRDALLAPRPDRGSDLALAALLLYVTNPHAPPWQRGRSLSATFPLGLRIDLGHGVQEIEIVPERDGSYVATRNGDRFSFAIDELDQDSIRFHHDGLMEQAKFLRDGDRLYILHRGVTLSARDLTLAPPESASAAGGDGKVRAAMNGRVVAVLVKAGDKVAAGQPVMTLEAMKMEHVHTAGVAGTVSAIDVAEGEQVTTGKIVVEIEAAA is encoded by the coding sequence ATGAGTGGGGCAATCGTGAAGCGGACACCGTTCTTCAAGATCCTGATTGCCAACCGCGGCGAGATCGCGCTGCGCGTCATGCGCACGGCGCGGCGGCTCGGCTATGGCGTCGTCGCAGTCTATTCGGACGCCGACCGCGACGCGCTACATGTGCGCGAGGCGGATCAGGCGGTGCGGATCGGCGAGGCGCTGCCGGCGCAATCCTATCTGAAGATCGACACGATCATCGCAGCCGCCAAGGCGAGCGGCGCCGGCGCGGTGCATCCCGGCTACGGCTTCCTCGCCGAGAACGAGGACTTTGCGCAAGCCTGCCGCGATGCCGGGCTGGTGTTCATCGGCCCGTCGCCGGAAGCGATCCTTGCGATGGGCAACAAGGCCGGCGCCAAGGAGATCATGCAAAAGGCCGGCGTGCCCTGCGTGCCCGGCTATCAGGGCGCCGATCAGGGCGATGCCGTGATGCTGACGGAGGCCAAGGCGATTGGTTTCCCCGTGATGATCAAGGCGGTCGCCGGTGGCGGCGGCCGCGGCATGCGGCTCGTCGCAGACGCTGCGGCCTTTCCGGACGCGCTGCGCAGCGCGCGGTCGGAGGCGCAGGGCGCGTTCGGCGATCCCACCGTGATCCTCGAGCGCGCGATCGTCGATCCCCGCCACATCGAGATCCAGGTGTTCGGCGACCGCCATGGCAACGCCATCCATCTCGGCGAGCGCGATTGCTCGGTGCAGCGGCGGCACCAGAAGCTGATCGAGGAGGCCCCGTCGCCGGCGGTGACACCGGAGTTGCGCGCGCGGATGGGTGCGGTCGCCGTGCAGGCCGTCAAGGCGATCGGCTATGAAGGCGCCGGCACACTGGAATTCCTGCTTGATCGCGCCGGCAATTTCTACTTCATGGAGATGAACACGCGGCTTCAGGTCGAGCATCCCGTCACCGAGGCGATCACCGGGCTCGATCTGGTCGAGCTGCAGCTCCGCGTCGCCGGCGGTGAGCCGCTCGGCCTCAAGCAGGAGGACATCCCGTTCTCGGGTCATGCCATCGAGGTGCGGCTGTGCTCGGAAGACACCGGGCACGACTTCATGCCGCAATCCGGCACGATGGCGCGCTGGCAGATGCCCGATGCCATCCGCGTCGAGCACGCGCTGCAATCAGGCTCGGAGATTCCGCCGTTCTACGATTCGATGATCGCCAAGGTCATCAGCCATGGCAAGACCCGCGACGAGGCGCGCGGCAAGCTGATCTGCGCCCTGGAGCAGGTCACGGCCTTCGGCGTCACCACCAATCAGGGTTTCCTGATCGACTGCCTGCGCCATCCGGTCTTCGCCAAGGGTGAGGCGACCACGGCGTTCATCGGCAACAACCGCGATGCGTTGCTGGCGCCGCGGCCCGATCGGGGTAGCGACCTCGCGCTGGCGGCGCTGCTGCTCTACGTCACCAATCCGCACGCGCCGCCTTGGCAACGCGGCCGGTCGCTGTCGGCGACGTTCCCGCTCGGCCTGCGGATAGATCTCGGCCACGGCGTGCAGGAGATCGAGATTGTTCCCGAACGCGACGGCAGCTACGTCGCGACCCGCAACGGCGATCGCTTCAGCTTTGCGATCGACGAGCTGGATCAGGACAGCATCCGTTTCCACCATGACGGCCTGATGGAGCAGGCAAAATTCCTGCGCGACGGCGATCGGCTCTACATCCTGCATCGCGGCGTGACGCTGTCGGCGCGCGATCTCACGCTCGCCCCGCCGGAGAGCGCGTCGGCCGCCGGAGGCGATGGCAAGGTGCGCGCCGCCATGAACGGCCGGGTCGTCGCGGTGCTGGTGAAGGCCGGCGACAAGGTCGCGGCCGGCCAGCCGGTGATGACGCTGGAAGCGATGAAGATGGAGCACGTCCACACCGCCGGCGTCGCGGGCACGGTGTCGGCGATCGATGTTGCCGAGGGTGAGCAGGTAACGACGGGTAAGATCGTCGTGGAGATCGAGGCGGCCGCATAG
- a CDS encoding ABC transporter ATP-binding protein, translating to MSEAVTLDTVLDVKNLQTVFFTNSGLFRAVDDVSFSVGRSETLAIVGESGCGKSVSALSIMRLVPDPPGRIVGGSVTLEGTDLLKLDDAAMRDIRGNRISMIFQEPMTSLNPVMRIGDQIIEAVRLHQKVSSKEAWKQAVDMLRLVRIPEPERRAQEYPHQLSGGMRQRAMIAMALACRPALLIADEPTTALDVTIQAQILALIVDLQKRLGTGLILITHDLGVVAQTAQRVIVMYAGKKVEEATVEALFETPLHPYTRGLMASMPAVIALGAKTDARLTEIPGMVPSLTNLPPGCAFAPRCKLAIDRCRQEYPPLEEVKSKHWAACWRAGEMAEASL from the coding sequence ATGAGTGAGGCTGTGACGCTCGATACGGTTCTAGATGTGAAGAACCTGCAGACGGTGTTCTTCACCAATTCCGGCCTGTTCCGCGCGGTCGACGACGTCTCGTTCTCGGTCGGCCGCAGCGAGACGCTCGCGATCGTCGGCGAATCCGGCTGCGGCAAGAGCGTCAGCGCGCTCTCGATCATGCGCCTGGTGCCCGATCCGCCCGGTCGCATCGTCGGCGGCTCGGTCACGCTCGAGGGCACCGACCTCTTGAAGCTCGATGATGCCGCGATGCGCGACATCAGGGGCAACCGCATCTCGATGATCTTCCAGGAGCCGATGACCTCGCTCAATCCGGTGATGCGGATCGGCGACCAGATCATCGAGGCAGTGCGCCTGCATCAGAAGGTGAGCAGCAAGGAGGCCTGGAAGCAGGCCGTCGACATGCTGCGGCTGGTGCGCATTCCGGAGCCGGAGCGCCGCGCGCAGGAATATCCGCATCAGCTGTCCGGCGGCATGCGCCAGCGCGCCATGATCGCGATGGCGTTGGCGTGCCGGCCGGCGCTGTTGATCGCGGACGAGCCGACCACGGCGCTCGACGTCACCATCCAGGCGCAGATCCTCGCGCTGATCGTCGATCTGCAGAAGCGGCTCGGCACCGGGCTGATCCTGATCACCCATGACCTCGGCGTCGTCGCGCAGACCGCGCAGCGCGTGATCGTGATGTATGCCGGCAAGAAGGTCGAGGAGGCGACAGTCGAGGCGCTGTTCGAGACGCCGCTGCATCCCTACACGCGCGGCCTGATGGCCTCGATGCCTGCGGTTATCGCGCTCGGCGCGAAGACCGATGCGCGACTGACCGAAATTCCCGGCATGGTGCCGTCGCTGACCAATCTGCCGCCCGGCTGCGCCTTCGCGCCACGTTGCAAGCTCGCGATCGACCGCTGCCGTCAAGAGTATCCGCCGCTCGAGGAGGTCAAGAGCAAGCACTGGGCGGCATGCTGGCGCGCCGGCGAGATGGCGGAGGCGTCGTTATGA
- a CDS encoding acyl-CoA carboxylase subunit beta: MAIIENTISTGSAGFQGNRDGMLALIARMRGLEERTRAASAAAKDRFHKRGQLLPRERVALVLDPGSPFLELSTLAGYMFDLADADKSVPGGGLVAGIGFVSGIRCMISANDAGIDAGALQPYGLDKTLRVQELALENKLPYVQLVESAGANLLRYRVEDFVRGGNIFRNLARLSAAGLPVVTVTHGSSTAGGAYQTGLSDYIVMLRGRTRAFLAGPPLLKAATGEIATEEELGGAEMHTSISGLGDYLAEDDRDALRIAREIMAKLPWDRPRSEPAAFKPPRYDAEELLGIMPMDHKRPVDIRQAIARFIDDSDFTEFGSNYGPATVCGHARIEGQAIGIITNNGPLDVPGANKATHFIQACCQSRTPILYMNNTTGYMVGKAYEEAGMIKHGSKMIQAVTSATVPQITLYCGASFGAGNYGMCGRGFHPRFCFSWPNAKTAVMGGEQAAETMAIVTEAAAARRGKPIEREKLEAMKAQIVGVFDGQMDVFSTSARVLDDGVIDPRDTRSVLAEVLAICREAEARTPLRMQFSVARP, from the coding sequence GTGGCCATTATCGAGAATACGATTTCCACCGGCAGCGCCGGCTTCCAGGGCAATCGCGACGGCATGCTGGCGCTGATCGCCCGGATGCGGGGGCTGGAGGAGCGGACCCGCGCGGCCTCCGCCGCGGCAAAGGACCGCTTCCACAAGCGCGGCCAGCTGTTGCCGCGCGAGCGCGTTGCGCTGGTGCTCGATCCCGGCTCGCCCTTCCTCGAACTCTCGACGCTCGCCGGCTACATGTTCGATTTGGCTGACGCCGACAAGAGCGTGCCCGGCGGCGGGCTGGTTGCCGGCATCGGCTTCGTCTCCGGCATCCGCTGCATGATCAGCGCCAATGATGCCGGCATCGATGCCGGCGCGCTGCAGCCCTATGGCCTCGACAAGACGCTGCGGGTGCAGGAGCTCGCGCTGGAGAACAAGCTGCCCTATGTGCAGCTCGTCGAGAGTGCCGGAGCCAATCTGCTGCGCTACCGGGTCGAGGACTTTGTCAGAGGCGGCAATATCTTCCGCAATCTCGCGCGGCTGTCGGCGGCGGGGCTTCCTGTCGTCACCGTCACCCATGGCTCCTCGACCGCGGGTGGCGCGTATCAGACCGGCCTCTCCGATTACATCGTGATGTTGCGCGGCCGCACCCGCGCCTTCCTGGCCGGGCCGCCCTTGCTGAAGGCTGCCACCGGCGAGATCGCGACCGAGGAGGAGCTCGGCGGCGCCGAGATGCACACCTCGATCTCGGGCCTCGGCGATTATCTCGCCGAGGACGACCGCGATGCGCTCCGCATCGCGCGCGAGATCATGGCCAAGCTGCCATGGGATCGACCGAGATCGGAGCCGGCCGCGTTCAAGCCGCCGCGCTATGACGCCGAGGAACTGCTCGGCATCATGCCGATGGACCACAAGCGCCCCGTCGACATCCGCCAGGCGATCGCGCGCTTCATCGACGATTCCGACTTCACCGAATTCGGCTCAAATTACGGCCCGGCGACGGTGTGCGGTCACGCCCGTATCGAAGGGCAGGCGATCGGCATCATCACCAACAATGGCCCGCTCGACGTGCCCGGCGCCAACAAGGCGACGCACTTCATCCAGGCTTGCTGCCAGTCGCGCACGCCGATCCTCTATATGAACAACACCACCGGCTACATGGTGGGCAAGGCCTATGAAGAAGCCGGCATGATCAAGCATGGCTCCAAGATGATCCAGGCGGTGACCTCGGCGACGGTGCCGCAGATCACCCTGTATTGCGGCGCCTCGTTCGGCGCCGGCAATTACGGCATGTGCGGCCGCGGTTTCCATCCGCGCTTCTGCTTCTCCTGGCCCAATGCCAAGACCGCGGTGATGGGTGGTGAGCAGGCCGCCGAAACCATGGCGATCGTCACTGAAGCCGCCGCCGCGCGGCGTGGCAAGCCGATCGAGAGGGAGAAGCTGGAGGCGATGAAGGCGCAGATTGTGGGCGTGTTCGATGGCCAGATGGACGTGTTCTCGACCAGCGCCCGCGTGCTCGACGACGGCGTGATCGATCCGCGCGACACCCGCAGCGTGCTCGCCGAGGTGCTGGCGATCTGCCGCGAGGCCGAGGCGCGCACCCCGCTGCGCATGCAGTTCTCGGTGGCGCGGCCATGA